In Phaseolus vulgaris cultivar G19833 chromosome 7, P. vulgaris v2.0, whole genome shotgun sequence, the genomic stretch GAGATCTCAAGCACAACTTCAGGAGAAGGTTCCACAAGATTTGCTAGAGGTTCCTCATGTGATGAGACTTGTGCTGCATCTCTAGTGAGGCTAGCTTCCTCCTCTTTGTCAGTTTTCTCTTCCTTGACCGTGTCATCTGAAGTTCCTTCACTCTTAGAAGCCTCAAGCACCACTTCAAGAGAAGGTTCCGCAAGATTTGATTGAGGTTCCTCATTTGATAAAACTTGCGCAGCATTTACAGTGAGGCTAGTTTCCTCCTCTTTATCAGTTTTCTCTTCCTTGATCAGGTCATCTGAAGTTCCTTCAGTCTTGGCAGTCTCAATCACAATTTCTCGCTTATTCTCCACGTCCTTACAAGCTTCCGCACCTTCCTCATCTACTTGTAGCTGTTCTCTTGGCTTTTCCTCCATTTCAATTGACTGAGGTTCTGGTTTCTCTATTTTTTCAGGAACTGCGTCTGAGTTGCCAGTGTCTTTCACCTTCTCAGTACTGCTTTGTTGCTCTGCACTTTCAGCTTCTGCTTCGGGAACAGCTGTCTTAAGCTGCTCTTCTTCCTCTTGTTTTCCTGATTCACTTTGGCTTTCATCAACTTTCGCAGCCACTGGCTCTGCTTTCTCTGTTTCAATGTGGCTTTCATCAAATTTAGCGGGCAATGGTTCTGCTTTCTCTGTTTCAAAGTTGTTAGTCTCTTTCAATACCTCTGCCTCAAATTCTAGTTCTCTTGGTTTTTCCTCTATGGCATCACTTGTTTCTGTTGATTGTTCAGGAAATGCAGATGTGTCTGGTTTCTCATCTTCCCTTTGTTCTAATGATTGCTCTGGTTCTTTCTGGTTTTCATTCACTTCAGTAACCACAAGTTCTGCCTCCACTGTTTCCGTGGGTCCCGTTTCAGATTTATCGGTGTCTTCCACCACATCTTCTGAGGGTCCTGTTGCTTTTTCCTCTACGGTTTCACTCGGTTTCTCTTCGGCATCAGCTGCCGGTTCAGGTACTGCAATTGTGCTTGGTTGCTCAGCCTCATGGAattctttttcttctgttttTTCTCCCACTTGTGTAGCCACAGGTCCAAGCTTCTCTTCCACTCGGGTACTTGTTTCCAAAACTTGAGTCTCTTTCACCACCTCTCCTTCTGATTCTGTCGGAGGATTAGTGTCATCTGTGTTTTTTTCAATAGTTTCAGTTGATGCTTCTGGAATGTCTTCTGTCTCGGGTTGTGCTTGTTTCTCTTCATCTGTTTCCACAGGTTCATTTTCTAGTTGCTGTGGCGGTGTTTCTTCCACAGTGGATTCTGTGGATGGTGCCACATCTGGCTGGGAATTGGCTGCATCACGAACTGGTTCAACATCACTGATAGTGTGCGAGTCAGGAACCACTTCCTTCTCCTCCTTTACTTTATCTTCGGCAGCAATAGTTGCATCTGATGGCAGTGAATTTTCAGTGTTTTCTACTGCAACAGGAGGTTCAACCTTGTGATCACCTTCTTCTGTTGGAGTTGGTGTTGAACTTTGTGCATCCTCAACCTTGTCATGGTTCAGACTATCTTCAGCAGAAGCCTCTAATGCAGCAAGCTCCTCCTTCACCTTATCTTCTGTCTTAGTTGAAGGTGTCTCCTCAAGCTTGTCATCTCCTATCTTGGTTGAAGGGTTATCCTCAGGCTTGTCAATTTCTTCTGTCTTAGATGAAGGAGTCTTGTCATCTTCTATCTTAGATGAAGGGGCATCCTCAGGCTTGTCACGCTTGACTTCATCTTCATTGGCTAAAGAAGTGATCATTTGTGCAATGGCTTCGTCCTTTTCCTTCTTCACGTATTGCTATATAATAAAGATGAAAAGGCATTGATGATTAAATTGAGTTTCAACTGAAGACACTCTTAAGCATTAACAAATTAGGAATGGAACTACAAATATCAAAGTACGAAACAAGTAGAATTTAAACTACTGGGAAATAATGCACATCATGTTCATAAActtgttttttaatataaatatctaCAGGACACAACTTTATCTGTCATAAATGCTATGGCAACAGTGGCGGTACCTTGATCTGTCATCTGCTTATCGAAAGGTATCTAATTATCTTGCATAACAATCTACCACAGGCAATGATGGAAAAAGTGGGGAGGCATGTTGCAAGAGTGTTTTAGCTAGCACACAATTTTATTTGGTTTACAAATGTTTGattctctttaatttttttattcaccaccttaaattttttttattaataaagatgttaataattttttatatacaaaataaccttaaataatGTCCAGAGTTATTTGAAGAATATCCTAACTTTAAATTTAGAGTTTGAAAAAGTACAGCAAATTTTTATTCCAGTTTATCCCTTTAGGCTATACAAATAAGCATAAAtttcttattattaaaatgtgCAGCGTTAACTTTATTGTTACTTGTGAGACATATTACTAAGGAAACATTATTCACAAAACTTTACGACATTTTGGTCTCAAACTTCCGTTGGTTTAACATTATGAAAATTCTAAAACTTTTATATGTAAGAAAAACTATTAGCAGAACTATAAATTTAGTCGAGGCAAATCAAATTAActagaaatataatttttttaattatatatcttTTTGCCTCACAATACTTATTTTCTAGATCCGGCTGTGGTATATAACAGGTTTATTTTCTAGAATGAGAACAGATGTTGATCAAATTaatttcctttttcattttcacaaattttgaagGTATGCACTTTCACGAGgccacttttaattttttttaaatacatgaatacaattttttcttttctttgaaaGCTATTATGCAAATCCTTAATAATCTATTGCGATTGAATATGAAAAAAGAGTTGAGAAATGAAGTGGCAAAacagaacaattttttttttacttttcccCATGCTCGTGAATTCTCTGATGAAAATAAACTCATGCGTATAGTAAGTTtaaaaacaaatcacaaaattgCTCACAGTTTAGCAACTGAATACTCCAAGAAAGAAACATAAAAAACCATATATATGAAAGGTGACACAGATACTAGAGAAAAAGTTGAAGATCATCAGGAATAAAAACTTTGAAAGTGAGAAAATTAAAATGAACAGACCTTATCAGTAGCAGAAGCATGATGAGATGCAGCAGCCTCTGTAGCCATGATGGGAAATTGAAGCTGATGGCCCTGAGAGTGTTTAGAGAAGTTCAGGTGgagaaagaaataaagaaagtaAGTGGTGAGAGGAATAATTTGGTTGGCAACAACTCCAGGAAAAGAAGGAAAGCCAGTTCAACTTTAGGAAGAAGAACAACTAGTTTTGCACAGAAAAAAGCAGAAACATAGATGTTTGACAGACTGTATCACATGAGCTGGTATGGTGGTCTCAATGATTTAGGAGGATTAGGATTAAGGTGGCACTAAAGTTTTcccattaaaaacaaaaaagtataaaataaaaaaagttgatCACATAGCTGTGAGCTGTGGCAAAGTAACTAGCTTTATTGGGGACCAGATCAGCGGCAACAAACTCATACATTTAACTCTCAAAATGTTTGGGCCCTCTCCTCAATCCTTGTGGTTAATAAGATTCCTCTACGTCATTAACCTTAATTAAATTTCATCTACAAATTATGGAAACCATAAATGAACACTCTCATGTATCTTAAGGATCCACCACTAGTTATAATATCCTGcaatttgtttcttttaaattaataaacttCCTTTTTTGTCAGTTTTGTTGAAGCAGTTTCTCTTATTCATTCATAATTGTATACAAACAAACAATGATCAAGAGaattataatatacaaatataaatagttGTCACATTGAAATATCATGATATTTGCTAAATAATTATGTTCACTTTGGTCATGATTATTATTTGGATACCCTTCtactttgtttttattaagGAAAACTATCATACTAATTCGCTTAAAAATGATGAAATAGATAAGCTCATGATTTGAGGTCGTGTTTTCTTCCACGTTAGGATAATAAATTTGCTTAAGTTTTCAAACTTGGATTAAGACGTACCATTTCCATGAAAATGATGCTGCCTCATGTCACTTTATTGGTGTTCGCATGTTATGCATTATAGGGTATACCCCCCTATTCCCCCTCTTTTCATTCGAACTTCTCTCCatccttttcaatttttttattaatattaaataattttcatgAACTTTATACGAATCATACTTTCCGAAGGGCAATGTGAATTAATTGTTGCATCCAATAAATCCAGATTGACCAAACATCCCCCAAAAATTGATGattaagaatataaaaatagaagaaaaaaaagagcataacaaatacattatcACAAGGTTAGAAAATACTAACAAATACACAAGGTTTCACagtatgtaaataaaaaaaagtagttaaAAAAAGTTACATTATCACAGATGAATTAATGCTTCGTACTTTTATAATATGATTATCAGAAAAAagcatttaaaaatatatttatactaCAGATTTGGTTTTGGATTGAACAATGAAATACTTTTCTTGCTTGAGAAGTGttttgatgaaactgaaaaCCTTAAGATACTTTCCATTTTGTTAgtttaacattaattataatGGTTTTAGCCAACAAATCCAACCTTTTTCCATGATATGTTTTTGGTTCTTTCAGCCTTAATATCCTAATAATCTTTTGAATCTCTAAAGGAAAATGAGTGTTCTGAGGTGACAAGTATCATGAGTCATTAGTCATGACAGCTGCCACAGCCCTCTTTTTAAAGATAGAAGACTAGTGTGCAAGAGATTTGTTGAAAAAATTATGACTTCTCAATTCCACAAAAATGCAAAGAAGCCCACCTTCTTTATCTATTGAGCTGGTTCTCCTTCACATGTCCCCCCATCTTTGGAATCTTCCATTTGTGAATTCGCGCAGTGTAAGACCCAAGGTGGTCCTTCAACACTTAAGCCTGTGATTTTCTTGAATTAATTACAACAGAGAAAATAAATCTTGCTTATGAAGATGATGCTGTTTTTTCTCTGTCCAGGTTAACTATAGCGGACATTATGGGCAGGAACATTCATGCTTGAAAGGTATTGATTAGGTGGAAATTTATAGAGACCCAACTTGACCATTGGTTGTCTCCAAAAGAAAAAACGACTCCTCCACACAGAAAAGGAAATTAACAATTCGTTTAAAGTAGACAAGATTTTTGTTTGTCCTTTCATTCGAGTTTATAATGTTTTTTCGTTTCTGATATTTTCGGCATCTAGAAGTCACATTCgataaaaatattgttaatgGATTTCATCTAAGAAATAATTAAGGTAGACTCGTTTATGATTATATCTTTCATTCACAAGGGATTCGTATCTATATATGAAAGGCTTTGTTATAGTTAAGGAAAACTTTAAAGTTGCCTAGTACTTGAACTATAACATGTGTTGGCTTTAATTTTATGTGTACTTCATAAGTTTGGTGTTTGTTACTAAAACTAAAGCTTTTTACACAACCAAATAATTAAACTTTTCTCCTTTTTCCATGGAGAATGCCAACGATACATTTTCTTTCCCTTTTCCTTTTGGACTCGCTTGAGTTGCTTCTAAATATGCCTATGAGTATGAGTGGCTTGTGTCAATCCCTCGCAGATTTCAGTTCGGTGAAGTTGACAGATATTGGTGGAGCAGAAGTTACGAAAACGATGTTACAGAAGTAGGTTAGGGCATGGATGAGAGATGAAGGTGTGTTGCAGTAAAGTGTTTGACAGGAGTGGTGGTGGAGATTGGTGAAGTGAAGATGTGCAACCAAATGGGGTCACTCTTACTTAAGGTTCATTAATCCACAGCTTTGTAAGGCAGCTGAAGAAGTAGATCTTGCTTTAATGTGCATCAGCATGTTAGTTAAATTGAGAAACCCATGTTAGTGGTAGTGCATGAGATTGGTAAGTTTTGGTGGTCTTGTTTTCATCTATAAAtgaaagaggaaaaaaatattttggttttctttgttagattttgaaaatttgtttattatagGTTGCAGCTTGCATGCATGTGAGTGAGGGTGCTTAGAGAGAGGAATGATTCAGTTTGCCACACCTGCACCTTTGTCTTCTTGCGCAGCCTATTACAATTCTGCATGATGTCAGCTACAGCGCCTAACAGGCTGCATTAAATCATATTCTTGCTCCAACTCCAAACACAAACCACATCTTTTGTATATCATGATCCAAGTTGAGatattatagaaataaatatatgtcTTTTGCCATtcgttttaatttatttcttttttctttagaaAGTTTTATATGATGGGGAGCTTTTAGTTTGGGCCCATGTGGTTATTTCTTCAGtttaaatcatatataaattGTCAAGATCATGTTACGTATTTGCTTTTATTTTCAGACAAATATATAGTACATGTTTTTAATATTGTTCTTCTAccacaaaatgaaaattttatctCAGTAATTTATGTTGAGTTTTAGTGCAAACTTTGGTAATAtagatgattaaaaaaattcaattctaactataaaaaaaaagaaagcacACACAAAACTAGATAATTAAGTTTTGTACTTTATATTTATCCTTTTTCTTATGATTTAACGTTTGAGCTTGACTTTTATAAGGTTTTCATTTCtgtatgaagaaaaaaatgtttatctTGGTTGAATAAGAATTTCTTTGTGCTGATAAAAAACAGAATTCCTTCGTCTTTGTGTGAGAAACACAAGTGTAAAATTGAGAATATAATGTTAATTGAAATCAAATCATGAttcattaaaaatttaaatattttttattatatattttgattttttaaatttatctagagcactaaaaaaatcatgaaatagaaaccaattttagaaaaaaaaaattagttgttatagtgactaaattagagaccattttaggaataaataaatttttagtttctaaatagtttcgtttttctaccaaatttagaatttaaataattggttattaattagatatcaatttaaaaactatttaacaataataaaaactaatttagaaaccaattttttttagtttctaaaacggtctctaatttagttactattgcaactaattattttggtatctaatatattttattttttttattaaaaaatttattcagaCAAATTCATcattaaattcaataaattgGGAGTACAATGTACTAGAAGTATTTCaactcatatattaaaaaaaaaaaaaaaaaaacacaagatGCTCTCTTATATAAACCAAATTAGGCTTTATCCTCCATCTTCATCTAATACTAAATTTGTCTTTCACCTTCCACACAACTAGACAATccttaaatagaaatcaatattAGAGgcaaaaattaattagttattatattgactaaattatatattaatttagagactaaaaaatttattaatatctaaattagtttctattattaataaataatttttaaattgatatttaattagctacatAGGTCTTAGctataaattatttagattataaagttggtagttaaaactttggagAGAGACATAGATGCTA encodes the following:
- the LOC137830123 gene encoding uncharacterized protein, whose protein sequence is MATEAAASHHASATDKQYVKKEKDEAIAQMITSLANEDEVKRDKPEDAPSSKIEDDKTPSSKTEEIDKPEDNPSTKIGDDKLEETPSTKTEDKVKEELAALEASAEDSLNHDKVEDAQSSTPTPTEEGDHKVEPPVAVENTENSLPSDATIAAEDKVKEEKEVVPDSHTISDVEPVRDAANSQPDVAPSTESTVEETPPQQLENEPVETDEEKQAQPETEDIPEASTETIEKNTDDTNPPTESEGEVVKETQVLETSTRVEEKLGPVATQVGEKTEEKEFHEAEQPSTIAVPEPAADAEEKPSETVEEKATGPSEDVVEDTDKSETGPTETVEAELVVTEVNENQKEPEQSLEQREDEKPDTSAFPEQSTETSDAIEEKPRELEFEAEVLKETNNFETEKAEPLPAKFDESHIETEKAEPVAAKVDESQSESGKQEEEEQLKTAVPEAEAESAEQQSSTEKVKDTGNSDAVPEKIEKPEPQSIEMEEKPREQLQVDEEGAEACKDVENKREIVIETAKTEGTSDDLIKEEKTDKEEETSLTVNAAQVLSNEEPQSNLAEPSLEVVLEASKSEGTSDDTVKEEKTDKEEEASLTRDAAQVSSHEEPLANLVEPSPEVVLEISKSEGTSDDTIKEEKTDKEEETIHTENAAPVSPNEEPQANIVEPSPVVAEKVVEEDDNKEPQANIVKTDKEEETSHTENAAQVSSNEEPQANIVEPSPEVAEKVVEEDDKKESITTDVIEGVPNQVDSIIQIPEPASIDQGAKPNLKEDFVEEKVDVAANDDDKKEPEAPKAVTGSSAEEEAGSRKVEEQNETKTATTEVAESVMVENVKGDDISVVDDKKERNSDTKVEEISRAVSEPVRETLASKFEEKEEESVEPGVDNLEKEQAVEPLKTEVQATKEGDAIKTSKDLPKETPAKPAQKQSNNIISKVKQSLVKAKKAITGKSPSSKNLSSEAKGDIKVK